From a region of the uncultured Desulfovibrio sp. genome:
- a CDS encoding methyl-accepting chemotaxis protein has translation MGKISTMQKLFGLCLLLSLFPVAIGGYAVTSLQKLTFDLNTLYTVHMKGLDQTRALNIKVLRIAQDEKNLIISDGEQEIEKYLQILNNEYKEYDSILQDLPKYFVTTRGYELLASINAAAKEWRAAHDRVVELGRNVDPAANKEAQKLSSTLGNDKQRVLAQTIQTVVDSKINTAKRLNDSSAAMYKQAFWITVAGIAMSVLVGLCAGYFLARNMLRQLGDEPASLSDLALEIAGGNLNAQFNPRRSEIGVFGAMKQMVATLKSKIAEADQKSLEAKEESDRAQKATVEAEEARKQAERAKAEGMLQAAQQLEGVVQVVSSASAELSTQIEQSSRGADEQSNRVRETATAMEEMNATVLEVARNAQQAADISHQARQQAQEGSKIVTDAVKSIESVHSQSIAIKADMDALGKQAEGIGQIMGVIADIADQTNLLALNAAIEAARAGDAGRGFAVVADEVRKLAEKTMTATQEVGQAITGIQEGTRKNIHNVELTGVSIEEAARLSVTSGESLKQILEFVNMVNDQVQSIATASEQQSAASEEINHSVEQVATISSETAQAMEQASRAVADLAQQSQALQRLIGQMKKG, from the coding sequence ATGGGCAAAATTTCTACAATGCAAAAACTTTTTGGTTTGTGTTTGCTGCTCTCACTATTTCCAGTTGCAATTGGTGGATACGCTGTAACAAGTTTGCAAAAACTTACGTTTGACTTAAATACACTTTATACTGTTCATATGAAAGGGTTAGATCAAACACGTGCATTAAATATAAAAGTTTTGCGTATTGCACAAGATGAGAAGAATCTAATCATCAGCGACGGCGAACAAGAGATAGAAAAGTATTTGCAGATTCTGAATAACGAATACAAAGAGTACGATAGTATTCTACAGGATTTGCCTAAATATTTCGTTACAACACGTGGCTATGAACTGCTTGCAAGCATTAATGCTGCTGCAAAAGAGTGGCGCGCCGCCCATGATCGGGTGGTTGAACTGGGCAGGAATGTTGACCCGGCCGCCAATAAAGAAGCGCAAAAGCTTTCGTCTACCCTTGGCAATGACAAGCAGCGCGTTCTTGCCCAGACAATCCAGACAGTTGTTGACTCCAAAATCAATACTGCCAAACGTCTTAATGATTCCAGTGCGGCCATGTACAAGCAGGCTTTTTGGATTACAGTGGCAGGCATTGCCATGTCGGTGCTTGTAGGGCTGTGCGCAGGGTATTTTCTCGCACGGAATATGCTGCGTCAGCTTGGCGACGAGCCAGCATCGCTTTCTGATCTTGCACTTGAGATTGCCGGTGGAAACTTGAACGCGCAGTTTAATCCCCGCCGATCAGAAATTGGCGTGTTTGGGGCCATGAAGCAGATGGTCGCCACACTGAAGTCAAAGATTGCTGAAGCCGATCAAAAAAGCCTTGAGGCCAAGGAAGAATCTGATCGAGCACAAAAAGCGACGGTGGAAGCTGAAGAAGCCCGAAAGCAAGCTGAGCGGGCCAAGGCCGAGGGCATGCTTCAGGCTGCGCAGCAGCTTGAAGGGGTTGTTCAGGTCGTATCCTCTGCTTCAGCAGAACTTTCCACGCAAATTGAACAATCCAGTCGTGGGGCTGATGAACAGTCTAACCGTGTGCGTGAAACCGCAACCGCCATGGAAGAAATGAACGCCACAGTTCTGGAAGTTGCACGCAATGCTCAACAGGCCGCTGACATCTCTCATCAGGCACGGCAGCAGGCCCAGGAAGGCTCTAAAATTGTCACTGATGCCGTTAAAAGTATCGAATCTGTTCACTCCCAATCTATTGCCATTAAGGCAGACATGGACGCTTTGGGTAAGCAGGCAGAAGGCATCGGGCAAATTATGGGTGTGATTGCCGATATTGCTGATCAAACAAACCTGCTGGCTCTGAACGCCGCCATCGAAGCCGCTCGTGCCGGTGATGCCGGGCGTGGTTTTGCTGTGGTTGCCGATGAAGTGCGCAAGCTTGCTGAAAAGACCATGACCGCTACCCAAGAGGTAGGGCAGGCCATCACAGGTATTCAGGAAGGTACGCGCAAGAATATCCACAACGTGGAGCTGACTGGTGTGTCCATTGAAGAAGCCGCAAGGCTTTCAGTCACGTCTGGTGAATCGCTCAAGCAGATTCTGGAATTTGTCAACATGGTCAACGACCAGGTTCAGTCCATTGCAACGGCTAGTGAGCAGCAATCCGCAGCAAGCGAAGAAATCAATCATTCTGTGGAACAGGTAGCAACCATTTCGTCTGAAACTGCTCAGGCCATGGAGCAGGCCTCCAGGGCTGTGGCTGACCTTGCGCAGCAGTCCCAAGCATTACAGCGACTTATTGGTCAGATGAAGAAGGGATAA
- a CDS encoding radical SAM protein, whose amino-acid sequence MKKKRLSNPSATALRDSRLALRTNSAPIGCHTSEEESDRWDSWRIWLRTARLVKMKQLVAQQPDGNKQMHFVKAKGILSAKNGMNIYRGCSHGCIYCDSRSACYGMEHEFEDIEVKENAIELLDNALQRKRKKCMIGTGSMTDPYIPAEMEIGNVRKALSLIYEYGFGFTVITKSDRILRDIDLFQKIHDKAKCVVQITLTTYNEELCKKLEPNVSATKERFNVLLRLRDAGIPTVVWLCPILPFINDTKENIAGILEYCAEAKVRGIINFGMGMTLRQGNRQYFYSQLDRHFPGMKERYIRTYGTQYILSSPNNKYLMDFFRHYCLQHGIMHDPAQIFQYLNTFEEKQALKQLSLFG is encoded by the coding sequence ATGAAAAAAAAACGCTTGTCAAATCCTTCAGCAACGGCCCTGCGGGACAGTAGATTAGCCCTAAGGACGAACTCTGCGCCGATCGGCTGCCACACCAGCGAAGAAGAATCCGACAGATGGGATAGCTGGCGCATATGGTTAAGAACTGCGCGACTCGTCAAGATGAAACAGCTCGTTGCACAGCAGCCAGACGGAAACAAACAGATGCATTTTGTGAAAGCAAAGGGAATTTTATCCGCTAAAAACGGCATGAATATCTATCGCGGATGTTCGCATGGATGTATCTATTGCGATTCGCGCAGCGCCTGCTATGGCATGGAGCATGAATTTGAAGATATAGAAGTGAAGGAAAACGCCATAGAGCTGCTTGATAACGCCCTTCAGCGCAAACGCAAAAAGTGCATGATTGGCACAGGCTCCATGACGGATCCATACATTCCGGCAGAAATGGAAATCGGAAATGTCAGAAAGGCCTTGTCGCTGATATATGAGTATGGTTTCGGCTTTACCGTGATCACAAAGTCAGATCGAATATTGCGCGACATCGACCTGTTTCAAAAAATACATGATAAGGCCAAATGTGTTGTTCAGATAACCCTGACCACATACAATGAAGAGTTGTGCAAAAAACTGGAACCCAACGTAAGTGCCACAAAGGAACGGTTTAACGTTCTGCTCCGCTTGCGCGATGCAGGAATACCTACTGTGGTATGGCTTTGCCCCATACTCCCCTTCATCAATGATACAAAAGAAAATATTGCGGGGATTCTGGAGTACTGCGCAGAGGCCAAGGTGCGCGGCATCATCAACTTTGGCATGGGAATGACGCTTCGCCAGGGAAACAGACAATACTTCTATAGCCAGCTTGATCGGCACTTTCCTGGAATGAAGGAAAGATACATTCGCACCTACGGCACGCAATACATATTGAGCAGTCCAAACAACAAATACCTGATGGACTTTTTCCGCCATTACTGCTTGCAGCATGGCATCATGCATGATCCTGCGCAGATTTTTCAATACCTGAATACGTTTGAAGAGAAGCAGGCCCTCAAGCAACTGAGCCTCTTCGGGTGA
- a CDS encoding RICIN domain-containing protein, producing the protein MADSNLAVVSSGMTVRERVALGQNEQAGIWRFEHLGNDFYKIIAPKRAMVLDSSESKKYNGVPIIIFPWHGGKNQRWKVIAKREFYTLTNQETGLALDLKGNAQRAGTVFQGHVENTSRGQLFRLTPMDKQSPPTKARDSHEKKTLVKSFSNGPAGQ; encoded by the coding sequence ATGGCAGACAGCAATCTGGCAGTAGTTTCCAGCGGCATGACAGTGAGAGAGCGGGTTGCACTTGGGCAGAACGAGCAGGCGGGCATATGGCGCTTTGAGCACCTCGGCAACGACTTCTACAAAATTATTGCGCCCAAACGGGCAATGGTGTTGGATTCATCTGAAAGCAAAAAATACAATGGCGTTCCCATCATCATATTCCCTTGGCACGGCGGCAAAAATCAGCGCTGGAAGGTCATTGCAAAGAGAGAATTTTACACTCTCACCAATCAGGAAACCGGCCTCGCCCTTGACTTGAAAGGCAATGCGCAACGCGCGGGCACGGTTTTTCAGGGGCATGTCGAGAACACCTCGCGCGGGCAACTTTTTCGTTTGACGCCAATGGACAAACAAAGCCCGCCCACAAAGGCCCGCGACAGCCATGAAAAAAAAACGCTTGTCAAATCCTTCAGCAACGGCCCTGCGGGACAGTAG
- a CDS encoding methyl-accepting chemotaxis protein yields the protein MQKLFGLSLLLSLFTVGVGGFSVNELGNISDDVDELYSVHMRGLDLARAINITVLRIVRSEKNLIISTTDEENNKQLKSLADEYIVLDNYLKEIQTYFVSAEGQMFLAKMFDVIKEWRDVHNKTVELGKTTDPIMNAKAQSVSLTAGMEKTRKLSTTIQDVVETKIDYARKVSQQSKADFVLARNITVGGVVLSLLFGTGLGYLLARNMLRQLGDEPDSLSNLALRIAGGDLNAQFNPNRSEIGVFGAMKQMVATLKGKIAEADQKSQEAREESERAQQATLEAEDARKQAERAKAEGMLQAARQLEGVVEIVTSASEELSAQIEQSSRGADEQSSRVRETATAMEEMNATVLEVAKNAQQAADVSSQAQKQALEGAKIVSDAVKSIESVHNQSLSIMEDMNALGQQAEGIGQIMSVIADIADQTNLLALNAAIEAARAGDAGRGFAVVADEVRKLAEKTMTATQEVGQAIRGIQEGTKKNIDNVDKSAESIEEATKLSIRSGESLKQILENVHTVNDQVQSIATASEQQSAASEEINHSVEQVATISSETAQAMEQAAKAVADLAEQSQVLQGLIRDMKSQG from the coding sequence ATGCAAAAATTGTTTGGATTAAGTTTGTTGCTTTCACTGTTTACGGTTGGTGTAGGAGGCTTTAGCGTAAATGAGTTAGGTAATATATCTGATGATGTGGATGAGCTGTATTCAGTTCACATGCGGGGGCTTGATCTTGCCAGAGCCATAAACATCACTGTGCTGCGCATTGTACGTAGCGAAAAAAATCTCATCATAAGCACAACGGATGAAGAAAATAACAAACAGCTCAAATCGCTTGCTGATGAATACATCGTTCTTGATAACTACCTAAAAGAAATACAAACATACTTTGTTTCTGCAGAGGGGCAAATGTTCCTTGCAAAGATGTTTGACGTGATCAAAGAATGGCGGGACGTTCACAATAAGACCGTTGAGCTGGGTAAAACCACAGACCCAATCATGAATGCCAAGGCGCAGTCGGTTTCTTTAACTGCAGGCATGGAAAAGACGCGTAAACTATCAACGACGATTCAGGATGTAGTTGAGACAAAGATTGATTATGCGCGCAAGGTCAGCCAGCAAAGCAAGGCTGATTTTGTGCTTGCCAGAAATATTACCGTGGGCGGGGTTGTGCTGTCCTTGCTGTTTGGCACCGGACTGGGATATCTGCTGGCCCGCAATATGCTCCGCCAGCTTGGCGATGAACCCGACTCCCTTTCCAATCTTGCCCTGCGTATTGCTGGCGGCGACCTCAACGCGCAGTTTAATCCCAACCGAAGTGAAATTGGCGTTTTTGGCGCCATGAAGCAAATGGTTGCAACCCTCAAGGGTAAAATAGCCGAGGCCGATCAAAAGAGCCAGGAAGCCAGGGAAGAATCTGAACGCGCCCAGCAGGCCACCCTTGAGGCGGAGGATGCACGGAAGCAGGCAGAGCGCGCCAAGGCCGAGGGCATGTTGCAGGCCGCCCGGCAGCTTGAGGGCGTAGTTGAAATAGTCACCTCTGCATCAGAGGAACTGTCCGCACAGATTGAGCAGTCCAGCCGTGGGGCGGATGAACAGTCGAGCCGTGTTCGCGAAACAGCCACGGCTATGGAAGAAATGAACGCCACCGTGCTTGAGGTGGCAAAAAATGCGCAGCAGGCGGCGGACGTCTCCAGTCAGGCGCAGAAGCAGGCTCTTGAAGGCGCAAAAATAGTCAGTGATGCCGTCAAGAGTATAGAATCTGTACATAACCAGTCGCTGTCCATCATGGAAGACATGAACGCTCTGGGGCAGCAGGCAGAAGGTATCGGCCAGATCATGAGCGTTATCGCCGATATTGCCGACCAGACAAACCTTTTGGCGCTCAATGCCGCCATTGAAGCCGCTCGCGCCGGTGATGCCGGGCGCGGATTTGCCGTGGTTGCCGATGAAGTGCGCAAGCTTGCTGAAAAAACCATGACCGCGACGCAGGAAGTGGGGCAGGCCATCAGAGGCATTCAGGAAGGCACAAAAAAGAATATTGATAATGTGGATAAGTCTGCAGAATCCATTGAAGAAGCCACAAAACTTTCAATCCGTTCCGGTGAATCGCTGAAGCAGATTCTGGAAAACGTGCACACGGTCAACGATCAGGTTCAGTCCATAGCCACAGCCAGCGAACAGCAGTCGGCTGCCAGCGAGGAGATCAATCATTCGGTGGAGCAGGTTGCCACAATTTCGTCAGAGACCGCGCAGGCCATGGAGCAGGCAGCAAAGGCAGTGGCGGATCTGGCGGAGCAGTCTCAGGTGCTTCAGGGGCTTATCCGCGACATGAAAAGTCAGGGTTAG
- a CDS encoding TrkA family potassium uptake protein, whose amino-acid sequence MDKAIAALSDHCILCGYGLVGRVVAAELAADGVDVVVVETDDKKAEEIESAGYFLVLGDATSDSVMMRVGLDRAKALVASMSNDPANVYVVLSARSMNPDLYIVSRASDNRHISKLKTAGANRVILPHMIGGQSIAQAIQRPLVESFMHRSNTNDEVLLDEFLVSDTSPLVGKSLAEAALTRSHDVIILAIKSQDSPILQKTRADTVVQAGDVLLVAGSKIHLQGLNEMM is encoded by the coding sequence GTGGACAAGGCAATTGCGGCACTTTCGGACCATTGCATTTTGTGCGGTTACGGTTTGGTGGGCCGGGTAGTGGCTGCGGAACTGGCCGCAGACGGCGTTGACGTGGTGGTGGTTGAAACCGATGACAAGAAAGCAGAAGAAATCGAGAGCGCTGGCTATTTTCTTGTGCTTGGCGATGCAACATCAGACAGCGTGATGATGCGTGTTGGACTCGACAGGGCAAAGGCTCTTGTGGCCTCCATGTCTAACGACCCCGCCAACGTGTACGTGGTGCTCTCTGCCCGATCCATGAACCCCGATCTCTACATTGTTTCACGCGCCAGCGATAACCGCCATATCAGCAAGCTCAAAACCGCAGGGGCCAACCGCGTCATACTGCCGCACATGATCGGCGGCCAATCCATCGCCCAGGCCATTCAGCGGCCCCTGGTTGAATCCTTCATGCACCGCAGCAACACCAACGATGAAGTGCTGCTCGATGAATTTCTGGTTTCGGACACATCGCCCCTTGTGGGCAAAAGCCTGGCGGAAGCTGCCCTGACCAGATCGCATGATGTCATTATCCTCGCCATTAAAAGCCAGGATAGCCCTATTTTGCAAAAAACCAGGGCTGACACGGTAGTTCAGGCGGGCGATGTGCTGCTTGTGGCTGGATCAAAAATCCACCTGCAAGGCCTCAATGAAATGATGTAG
- a CDS encoding MucR family transcriptional regulator: MDDFLKGALEISKAQAGVRVMSAEEITAFVQKVAGSIRAVAMGEATGEPDFDGAVLEARKSIKEKSVTCLECGKSFKILTKRHLATHGLSTEEYLEKWGFKKGTPLACKALQRERRKKMNDMKLWERRMTAKK, encoded by the coding sequence ATGGACGATTTTTTGAAGGGTGCTTTGGAGATTTCCAAGGCTCAGGCTGGCGTCAGGGTTATGAGCGCGGAAGAAATAACGGCCTTTGTCCAAAAGGTTGCTGGCAGCATCAGGGCTGTTGCCATGGGCGAAGCCACTGGCGAACCCGATTTTGATGGGGCTGTTCTTGAAGCCAGAAAATCGATCAAGGAAAAGAGCGTTACCTGCCTTGAGTGTGGTAAGAGCTTCAAGATTTTGACTAAACGTCACTTGGCTACACACGGCCTCTCTACAGAAGAATATCTTGAAAAGTGGGGCTTTAAAAAGGGTACCCCTCTTGCCTGCAAGGCCTTGCAGCGCGAGCGCCGCAAAAAAATGAACGACATGAAGCTGTGGGAACGGAGAATGACCGCCAAGAAGTAA
- the gmhB gene encoding D-glycero-beta-D-manno-heptose 1,7-bisphosphate 7-phosphatase encodes MSTAKALRRAIFLDRDGTLNHDTGYIHRKEDWQWLPGVVETLRRFHAVGYLLVVVSNQSGLARGMFSADDLRALEAWVNEDLAAHNAVIDAWYYCPHLPEVTGPCNCRKPEPGLILQAAADLNIDLARSWMIGDRVRDMEAGLAAGCSCVLLRPPVGAYEDNVPVPEGVKVVPHLPAAGVHILAPEMRAHRLSRLPGGCGAHCGGKHSSDSSGLPGSGGSGCAGGAGKG; translated from the coding sequence ATGAGCACAGCAAAAGCGCTACGCCGCGCCATTTTTTTGGATCGAGACGGCACCCTGAATCACGATACTGGTTATATTCACCGCAAGGAAGACTGGCAGTGGCTGCCTGGTGTGGTTGAAACCCTCAGGCGCTTTCATGCAGTAGGGTACCTGCTTGTGGTGGTGAGCAACCAGTCGGGGCTGGCGCGCGGCATGTTCAGCGCGGACGATCTGCGCGCTCTGGAAGCATGGGTTAATGAAGATCTGGCGGCGCACAACGCCGTTATCGATGCGTGGTACTATTGCCCACATCTGCCGGAGGTTACTGGTCCTTGCAACTGCCGCAAGCCAGAGCCGGGCCTCATCCTGCAAGCCGCTGCCGATTTGAATATTGATCTTGCGCGCTCCTGGATGATTGGCGACCGTGTGCGCGATATGGAGGCCGGGCTGGCCGCCGGGTGCAGTTGCGTGCTGTTGCGCCCCCCGGTGGGCGCGTATGAAGATAACGTACCCGTGCCGGAAGGCGTAAAGGTGGTGCCGCATCTGCCTGCCGCCGGGGTGCATATTCTTGCGCCTGAGATGCGGGCGCACAGGCTCTCCCGCCTGCCTGGCGGCTGTGGCGCGCACTGTGGGGGAAAGCACAGCTCCGATAGCTCCGGCCTCCCCGGCAGTGGTGGTTCTGGCTGTGCGGGCGGGGCTGGCAAAGGATAA